AGTGAAAATGGCACCGTGCCGGAACGTCTCGATTTTGAACTGGCCTGTTGTTAAGGAGTGCCGATGTCTGATGTCACCACCGTAAGCTGCCCAACCTGTGGCAAAACCGTTGTCTGGGGCGAAGTCAGTCCGTTCCGCCCATTCTGCTGCAAGCGCTGCCAGCTCATTGACCTGGGCGAATGGGCGGCGGAAGAGAAACGCATACCTAGCGAAGGCGATCTCTCGGACAGCGATG
This region of Enterobacter asburiae genomic DNA includes:
- the yacG gene encoding DNA gyrase inhibitor YacG, with the translated sequence MSDVTTVSCPTCGKTVVWGEVSPFRPFCCKRCQLIDLGEWAAEEKRIPSEGDLSDSDDWSETQQ